In one window of Escherichia coli DSM 30083 = JCM 1649 = ATCC 11775 DNA:
- the qseE gene encoding two component system sensor histidine kinase QseE/GlrK: MNRWPVFPRSLRQLVMLAFLLILLPLLVLAWQAWQSLNALSDQAALVNRTTLIDARRSEAMTNAALEMERSYRQYCVLDDPTLAKVYQSQRKRYSEMLDAHAGVLPDDKLYQALRQDLNNLAQLQCNNSGPDAAAAARLEAFASANTEMVQATRTVVFSRGQQLQREIAERGQYFGWQSLVLFLVSLVMVLLFTRMIIGPVKNIERMINRLGEGRSLGNSVSFSGPSELRSVGQRILWLSERLSWLESQRHQFLRHLSHELKTPLASMREGTELLADQVVGPLTPEQKEVVSILDSSSRNLQKLIEQLLDYNRKQADSAVELENVELAPLVETVVSAHSLPARAKMMHTDVDLKATACLAEPMLLMSVLDNLYSNAVHYGAESGNICLRSSLHGARVYIDVINTGTPIPQEERAMIFEPFFQGSHQRKGAVKGSGLGLSIARDCIRRMQGELYLVDESGQDVCFRIELPSSKNTK; encoded by the coding sequence TTGAACCGCTGGCCCGTTTTTCCCCGCTCATTACGACAACTGGTAATGCTGGCATTTTTGCTGATTCTGCTGCCCCTGTTGGTGCTGGCATGGCAAGCCTGGCAAAGCCTGAATGCACTTAGCGATCAGGCGGCGCTGGTTAACCGCACTACGCTTATTGATGCCCGGCGCAGTGAAGCGATGACCAACGCGGCACTGGAGATGGAGCGCAGCTACCGTCAGTACTGCGTGCTGGACGACCCTACGCTTGCGAAGGTTTATCAAAGCCAGCGCAAGCGTTACAGCGAAATGCTCGATGCCCACGCAGGCGTGCTGCCGGACGATAAACTCTACCAGGCATTACGTCAGGATTTGAATAATCTGGCTCAACTTCAGTGTAACAACAGCGGTCCCGATGCTGCTGCCGCCGCGCGTCTGGAAGCCTTTGCCAGTGCCAATACCGAAATGGTGCAGGCCACGCGCACAGTGGTGTTCTCTCGTGGGCAGCAACTTCAGCGTGAAATCGCCGAACGTGGGCAATATTTTGGTTGGCAATCGCTGGTGCTATTTCTGGTGAGTCTGGTGATGGTACTGCTTTTCACGAGGATGATTATCGGTCCGGTGAAAAATATCGAGCGCATGATCAACCGGCTGGGGGAAGGGCGTTCTCTGGGCAATAGCGTCTCGTTCAGTGGACCGAGCGAGTTACGCTCGGTTGGGCAACGTATTCTTTGGTTAAGTGAGCGCCTGTCATGGCTGGAATCCCAACGCCATCAATTTTTAAGACATTTATCTCATGAATTAAAAACGCCACTGGCGAGTATGCGCGAGGGCACTGAATTACTGGCTGATCAGGTTGTCGGGCCGCTTACGCCAGAGCAAAAAGAGGTGGTGAGCATTCTTGATAGCAGCAGCCGCAATTTGCAAAAGCTGATCGAACAACTGCTTGATTACAACCGTAAACAGGCGGACAGTGCGGTGGAACTGGAGAATGTTGAGTTAGCACCGCTGGTGGAGACAGTGGTTTCTGCTCATAGCCTGCCCGCACGGGCTAAAATGATGCATACCGACGTTGATCTCAAAGCAACAGCTTGCCTGGCGGAGCCAATGCTGCTGATGAGCGTACTGGATAATCTTTACTCCAATGCGGTGCACTACGGGGCTGAATCCGGTAACATTTGCCTTCGCAGCAGTTTACATGGTGCGCGGGTTTATATTGATGTCATCAATACAGGCACGCCCATTCCGCAAGAGGAACGCGCCATGATCTTCGAACCCTTTTTTCAGGGAAGCCACCAGCGAAAAGGGGCGGTGAAGGGCAGCGGTCTGGGATTAAGCATTGCCAG